The nucleotide sequence TGGGCACCAACATGCGCTTTACCAAGTTCTTGATTTTATGAGTATACCAGCAAATGAGCGAGTGTATGTGTGCTTTGCTAAGAACCTCTTTGCTTTGCAAAACACCTCATAGGCGCTGTCTTACATAATCCTCACAATGACTCCATGGGTAGGTGGCGCTCTCTTCCCCATGTTATAGATGTCACTCTGCCACAGAGGTTAGCCAACTTTCTCAAAATCATAGTGGCTGTCAGGGCCAAAATTCAAACCAGGTCTGACATTTTTAACCACTGTACTTTCTTTCCAttcgttcctttttttttttttttttggtttttcaagatagatagggtctcactgtagctcagactgacctggaattcatatttcattatgtagtctcagggtggcctcgaactcatgataatgctcctacctctgcctcccaagtgctgggattaaaggcgtgcaccaccacgcctggctcttttttttttttttttttttgatagggtctcacaatctgggctggccttgaactcctgatcctcctgcatctatctatctcccaagtgctggaattatagaaatgtgccaccacaccttgctaagtatttcattttatcaattcattttcttattatatAACTTTCCTGGGTTAAAAGGAAGGGagcctggtggctcacaccagTAACCTCAGcactgcactcaggaggctgaggaaggaggaacaTCGAAGGTTtggggctagcctgggatacctattaagttccaggccagccagagctaagGAAATTGAAACCAGCTGGCTTCTTATTGACAGTTTGATATCAAACCAGGAAGTCAGCATCATCATCCATAGGAGAGCATAGCTGTGTCTTTGGATTTCAGCTCCATGTCACCTTGTTAGGAAGGCTACTGAAGAGGCAGGGAACCCTATTACTTGGAAGAAAGGTGATTTTGCTTCCTCTTTCCCTGCTAGAGAAACCAAGAGGCATACATTATAGGATGCACAATCCAGAAAAGACCTCCTGTGTTACTAAaacctaagaaaaaaaaagaccacgctttgaaaaaaggaagggaaagaaagaaaggaaggaaggaaggaaggaaggaaggaaggaaggaaggaaggaaggaaggaaggaagatagatagatggctagagagatggcttagcagttaaggcgcttgcctgctaagcctaaggacccaggtttgattgctctGGTCCCACGTAAATgatatgtacaagatggcacatgtgtctggagttcctttgcaatagctagaggccctggcacacccattatctctttctatctctctccttctctctctttcattctctctctctctctctctaaaaagaaagaaagagggctgaagggatagcttagcagttaagacatttgcctgtaaagtcaaacgacccaggttcaattccccaggacccacgttagccaggtgcacatcatggcgcacgcgtctggagttcgtttgcagtggctggaggccctggtgcacccattctctctctctctctctctctctctctctctctctttttctttctctgataaataaataaatataaaaaatgttttaataatgtttacattaataaaagagagagagagaaagggcagctGGCAGCAGAGAGAGGCGCAGGCAGGAGGGAGCGGCACTTGGCCCCCGCCTCCTGGCAGAGAACGTAACAGCTGGGAATGGGTGGGTGCACACGGTACCTCTTCTCTCCCCCGACCTCACCCCAGCCACCCCGCATGCCTGCCAGACAGACAGGCTCACCTCGGTAGGAGAACCACTCCATCCAGTGCTTGAACTCACGCAGGTTACAGTCACACTCCCAAGGGTTGTCCCCGacttgcagcagctgcaggctcgCCAGGGGCTCAAAGGTCATCCGGTCCAGGCTCTGCAGGCGGTTGGAGCGAAGGGACAGGGAGCGCAGAGCCGGGAGCCCGTCGAAAAGTCCCGGTGGCAACTGAGCCAGGCCATTGATGGACAGGTCCAGGTGGAGGAGCAGGGGGGCGTGGCGGAGCAGGTCCCTGTCCAGGGTCCTGATGCTGTTATTGCGCAGTTGGAGCTCCGTCAGGTTCGCCAGGTCCTCGAAAATGGAGCCGGGCAGCTGGTCCAGGAAGTTGTTGGACAGGTCGAGCCGCTGCAGGCTGGACAAGTTGGCGAATGCCCAGCTCGGCAGGGCGCTCAGCTTATTGTTCAAGAGCAGGAGGCTTTGGGTGGCAGCGGGCACATCTGGGGGCACGGTGGTGAGACCCAGGCCACTGCAGTCCACCTCCAGGCTGCGGCTGTCACATGTGCAGGAGAACGGGCAAGCGGGGCGCGCTTCCACAGCACACAGAGCAATCCAGCAGGTGATCCCTGGGggagaccaaaggaaaaaaagcacCTGGCGTGGAGTCACCCTTCCCGCCTCTACACCTTCCTTCCCGGTTCACACCCTAGTGGCCGCTTGCCTTCCTCTCCCACAGCACAAACCACTGCCAAGTGCACAAGAGTTTATTTACCACACAAGAAACTCATCAACAAGCCTGAAACATCATGCTATGTTGGCAGGGCCTTGTCTGAAAGAAATCACTTGAGTACAGTGGCCCAGAAGACAAATCACATATGTCCTCAGTGTCACTCCTGCTGAAGGGGTCTCCCAGGGTTGAGATCCTCAGAGTCTGGGTCCCCCCTGGCATCTAGATGTTTGCCAAAGAAAAGAGCTGAGTATATCAGAGAGACTCTCTAAGACGCATAGTTGAGCTGGGTCCTTCCCCGGAGGTCCCCACCTCCGCCTGGAGCCACTTGATGGCGAGACAAGCTGCATGTAGAAAGGGGCGTCCTTACCGTCCCCTAAAGCTTTCCAATTTCTGCCTCATTCACCGTATCCAAGACGGGTCCCAGGCCCCAGAGCAAGGTGGGAATGGCAGGGTTCGCTGCATAACTGCGCCCATCACTGGAGCAGCTCCGTCCTTAAGCTGCCACACCCAATATGCACCTTCCAGTCTCGGGGCTGAAGGGCAGGATTTCTGGGTGGGTCAGGTAACAGGACTCCTGCCatggtctctctttttttttttttcccaagacacCCCTGAGGTACAGTCTGTGAAGGGCTGTAGAGAGTGAGCCCCCGAGAAAAATCACGGGGAGTATCCCTGCCTGACAATGGGCTTCCAGCCAGCGCGGCTTCCTTGCGTGCCAGAGGAGCCCGCTCATTCGAAAGGGGCAGGGTGAGCTCACACAGCCCTTGGAGTCACCGTTTCCATCTCTGTTTTCTCACCGAGCCAACCCCACCTTCCAAGCCCCGAGGAAAGACCCAACCACAGCCAGGATGCTCCCCACTCCCATGGCCAGAGCCACCCCCACCGCCGGGACTCCCAGAGTGGGGCAGTCTCCAGTCTGTCTGGTGCGTGTCTCATCATCTTAAGTTCCAGAAGGCAGGGccagaggagacaggaggacatTCACCCTGCCCCTTCCTGGGGGATCAGTGACACCTGAGAGACACACTGTGACACTGACACCGAAGCTTCTTTGTTCTTGATGAGGAAAATAAACACAGCTTAGTCACTCACTGAAGCCACCTAGAGAGCTTCCCCGGCTGCCTGAGGCCACCTGTTGTGAACTCTTACCCCTCACCTCTCTGAGCCCATCATCGACTGCCTgtgtcagacacacacacacacacacacacacacacacacacacacacacacaccccatttgAATAATAACATTCTTCAGATTTTACTTGCAGAGGAGGCAGGGAGAAACCAAGTGAGGTGCACGCATCCatctccagcacttggaaggctgaggcagagaatcatgagtttgaggccagcctgggctacatagcaagacactgtcccaaaaaaaaaaaatttaaaaaggaaaacgaacagaggagaggaagggaagaaagaggagacCCAGCCCACCAGCTCCCTCTCCCACCCAGGAAGAATGAGCAGGGCCAGGCGCCATGTTCCACACACCTTCCAGAGAAGGGATTATACAAGGAGAAACCAAATTCTCCCCCCttacccacccaccccaccccacccccgccacctcTGCCCACAAATTCAGGCTGGCAGCAAAGCTCTATGACAAGAAACCATAATCCTGTATTGGAAGGTATCCAGTGATCCTGGAATGAAAGAGATCTGGGTTTTTCAGGATCAGCCACTGGCCTGGTGAATAATTCAGGCTGCTGGCTCTGGGGCGGCTGGATTGCAGAGTAACCGAGGCTGGTAGAGGTCAAACAGAACAGTGTCCCTCAGGCCATTTCCTACCTTCCGGGGAGCCATGGGCAAACCAGTCACAGCTGACCTTGTCCCTTTGAAGAGTTTTCAGGGACAAGGTTGCTGACAGTAACACTGACACCTTGGTGTCCCCAGTCACACGGGGATGGGTCCAAGTCTCTAAGGCTCCTCCCTCCACGGCACCACAAGAGCCCACTAGCGCCTCTCCAGAGCTAAGTCTGGGAGCGACGGTGACTAGAATAGAACCATGTAGAATGTAATAGAACGACAGCCAGGCTTCCAGGTTATCCAGCGCATGCTTTGGTCAAAGCCAGACTAGAGGGCAGCTGCTCTTAGAGCCCAGCCTCAACCTGGCTGCAGGCTGCAGGGCCCGGGGGTTGGGAGGGGACACATAGACTTCCACCCCTGACCCAGCACAGGCTGCCGAACCCAGGCTGCACGTGCCAGAGAGTGCGGTGAAAAGCTTCCCGGGCGGGCCGCTCTCTCGGCAGAGCTCTTGGCCTGTGTCTGTCAAGGAATGCACAGCGGCGGGCAGGGTCAGCTGTCCACCCGCGTTCCCGACGGGACTAGGAAAGTGCTTTGAAGCAGCTTTGTATTTTCATAGCATGGGGCATGAGCTGGGATCCCCAGGCCAAGGCCCTGGGCATCCAGAAAGATCATGTATCATGAGTCAATCTTGCCAGCAccccctcccaacacacacacacacacacacacacacacacagacacacagacacacacacacacacacacacacacacacacacacacacgggcccATACTCACAGGAGATCTGCCTCCACTGCAGGACCAGCCTGCTCCTCTGCTCAGGGCCAATGCCCCGCGCCAGCATGGTGAACTCCACACTCTGAAGCTCTGAGGAGAGAAGAGCCCTCAGTGCATATGACCTGTCagtcctgagagagagagagagggagagagagagagagagagctgggtggAGGCAGACAGGTATTTGGAGCCTGTTCCAGCGCAGGGGTTAGGGACAGGGCCCAGGTGTCTCTTTACATCCCGCATTCCCTCTCCTGTTGCTCTGAGCTAGGACACTCTAGGTGGCAAGGACAAGGGACAAGGAGAGCTCCAAAAGGAGAATGtgcgcggtggcgcacacctttaatccctttaatcgggaggcagaggtaggaggatcgccttaagttcgaggccaccctgagactccttaatgaattccaggtcagcctgagctagagtgagaccctcaaagaaaaaccaaaaaaaaaaaaaaaaaaaaagccgggcgtggtggcgcacgcctttaatcccagcacttgggaggcagaggtaggaggatcgccgagaggttcaaggccatcctgagactacatagtgcattccaggtcagcctgagccagagtgagaccctacctcgaaaaaaaaaaaggagaaagtctcTTCCCTGGGGTGACACCAGGCACGGCTCGAAGTTGCAGGAGACTGCAATCGTCTCTCTGTACCTGGGCACATCCCAGGTGAGGAGATTGAGGCACCTCTCTCCTAGGTAAACAAAAGTGAGGTCTCTGGCCCCagctcctacctgtgcctcttggCTCCCCGCCCCGAGGCCCAGTTGTCCCAGGCCCCTTGTGCTTACCATgaccccagggaggcagaggcaggtccTCCCCCTTCCTTGTTGTGCTTGCTGACAGGGAGGGTGTGAGCTGCTGGGCTCCGGCTTGGTTCTGCCGCCACCGTCACCTTGGAAGCGAATAGCGATGTTCTGTCTTCTTCCCGCCACTCTGTAATGACTCTGCAGCCACTGGCCGGGGAGAGACTGAGAcgcgggggagagggggagagggcagAGGGCTGGGAGCGGGCAAGGTGCAGACAGCAGGCTGTCCTTCCAGGGAATAAGGTGGCTACTTACCCTTGGGAAGGTCTGCCCTAAGCCATTGTCTCCTAAAGGAGATGTAGTGGCACCCCACCTTCCTCCAGATATGACTTGAGGGCTGAACCCCGCCAGCCCAGCGGGTGGGTGCCGCTTCTACAAGACACAAAGGGCAGTGGGCACCGGGATAAGGTCAAGACTGGGAAGGCCGAAAGGGTACCATTCTCTGGGCCCACTCTTAGCTGGCTCCAAGTTTGGCTTTCCTTGCCTGCCAAGCTCAGAGTCCATGCACGCATAATTCCAGAGTTCTGGTGGTCCCGCTAGGTTCTGGGGGCTCGCAGAGCAGGCAGCTGAGGAGGTAGAAGGAAGTGCTGAGACACTCCCTGCTGCAGCTCAGTCTGGGGCTGTTTCCCCTCGGGGCTCCTGTGTGGCCTCTCACCACGCTCACCCCGTGCATTCTCCGTTCTCCctcctctgcttccctcccttcccaccctgaGCTGCTCTCAGGAGTCCCTGGATTCCGTGCTCCCCATGTGATGACTTGATTCTTAGTGGGTGGGATCCGAGAGTCACATGCGTGTGTGAGGTACACATCGCCCAAGGAATTTAGGCAAAGGCTTCGGTCTGGCCTCGAGCCCACGACAAGCCCATGAAGTACGAGGTTCACGGGCTCTTCGTCCACTAGGAGGTGTCAGCAGGAGCCAGGCAGCACCTTACTGCTGTGGTCCCACTGAGCTCACGAATGgccaggttggggggggggcttattcCTGAGCACACCCCCCAAGCTATGAACGGTAACAACGGCGTGCTCACCgtgttccttgtgtctctgtacctcacacacacacagccctcacAACCTGCTCTCTCAGACAGCAGCACACCCCCTAACCACAGAACATCAACCACACCGTAGGTCACAGCTCTGAAACAGCAGGAAGGTCACAGCCACTCAAACACACAGACACGGCCAGCTTGCCCAAGGTTCCATGGTAAGTCACGGACAGGTCACAGGCTTCTGAGTCAGACTgttcaccaccccccccccacaactccCTGGCAGCTGTCAGCCAGCGGGCACCCCGGTGGGGAGATATCTTCTGTGTGCACGGAGAGCCCAGACATGTGCTGAACGCCTGGTTCACAGCATGTTGATGCGGACACACGCTCACAGAAAGATGCACATCTAGGCATGTGCtaacatgcgcacacacacgcactcccACACTCAGAGCCGTGCATCTAGGCATGTGCtaatgcacacgcacacacacgcatacatacacacccacatacacacgccATGCCAGCAGCATTGCGCACGTGTCAGATGCCAACACTCAGGCAGCAGACAGGGACGACCCGCAGGTCGCAGTTTGAGGACACCCTCAGCGGGGAGGACCAGGGTCATTTTCAGCCTGGAAGGAGACAGGCTGAGAACCCTCGGGAGAGTCTCAAAGCCGGGAAATTTTCTCTCCTCAGGCCACGACTGCTCCCACGCTTCTCCTGTAGGGGATGAGCACTCCCAGCCTCACTTAGGCCAACCTCCGCCCCCCGCCCCAGGCTCCAGGCCTGCCAGGACGCCCCTTCTTCCCACCACCCCCCTCAGTGCCATCCCACCCGTGAGCCAGGGACCATCAGCAAATGACACAGAGCCGGCACACTGTGAGGAAAGATAGCACCGATTACCGAGAAGTGAGGCCCAAGGTCCAGGAAGAGGGAGCCCTGGGCTCTCTGGGTAACCTGGCCAGCCAGCTTCCTGATAGCTGCTAACTTCCTGGCCCTCAGGGAGCCAGGGGGACACTGGCACCTCCTGGCCTCTCAGCCCCCTGTCCATGTCCACACCTCCTTAGCAAAGGACCCTTCTTCCCACAGGATAGGGGAGCTCCCTCAGTCAAGGGGTGACCTACATTGGGAAGCAGGGGACAGCTGCTGCAGCAAGCCCTGGCCAACCGCTGGAATAAATTAATGTTCTGTGAATGAAGTCAGAGGGAGAAGAGAGCGGAGGATCCTGCCAGAAGGCTCCCTTCTCCCCGTGCTCACCATCTCTGTTTGCTGGACTCACTCTGAACACAAGGGCCTGCCTGGGTTttatcccaccccaccccctccgaGATAGAGATTCAAGAGGGGCTGACTGGCTCAGCAGGGTCCCTAGCCCCCTTCTTTGGGCTAGACAGAGTCTAGCCTGGGAACCCTGCAGGTCAGAAGCACAGTGTTTAGATTCCTACCCTCTCACTACTCGGTGTCCTTGGGCTGGCGGGATCCAATTAATCCGGGAAGCTGATGCCTTTTGGCAATATATGTATAATCTTAGGTCCTTCCCAGACTAAGATGGAATCTGCAGGTAGTAAGATCCCAGAGACTTTGGGGTTATATTCTAGTTTGAGGAGGAtaggcctgcacacacacacacacacacacacacacacacacacacagagcccaaGATGAGCCAACAGTCACCCAGGTCCATGCTGGGCCCATCTCTGGGTCAGGTAGCTGGGGACAGCAGGGATGGAAAGTGGTAGGTCCAAAGATGAAGCAAGCTAGGGGCTAACCCAAAACCCTGACCCTGCTTGGGGCTGGGACGGCAAGGACCCTGAGCTGAGGTTCTCCCAGAAGCCTTTGCACAACAGCCATTGTCAAACAGCGTCACAGCGCCCCTAGAACTCAGATAGCTCCGTGAGGTGAGCGCTGTTACTGTTAACAACATGATGGGAAAACCAAGACAGGGAAAATAAGTGGATTGCCTAAGCTTGAGCAGATGGAAACACACATCTTGGGACTGAGCTATCATTTCCTTCATAAGCTCCCAGTCAGCCCCGTCCGGACCttgtggggagacagaggcaagaacGGGGAAGGACGGCTGCTGTTCACACAGAACTTTGCAGTTTGCACGGCGTTTCTCTATCACTGTGTCACTGGAGCTG is from Jaculus jaculus isolate mJacJac1 chromosome 18, mJacJac1.mat.Y.cur, whole genome shotgun sequence and encodes:
- the Lrtm2 gene encoding leucine-rich repeat and transmembrane domain-containing protein 2; this translates as MLARGIGPEQRSRLVLQWRQISWITCWIALCAVEARPACPFSCTCDSRSLEVDCSGLGLTTVPPDVPAATQSLLLLNNKLSALPSWAFANLSSLQRLDLSNNFLDQLPGSIFEDLANLTELQLRNNSIRTLDRDLLRHAPLLLHLDLSINGLAQLPPGLFDGLPALRSLSLRSNRLQSLDRMTFEPLASLQLLQVGDNPWECDCNLREFKHWMEWFSYRGGRLDQLACTLPKELRGKDMRTVPMEMFNYCSQLEDENISPGLDAPGPPCTKASPEPAKPKPGAEPEPEPSTACPQKQRYRPVSVRRAIGTVIIAGVVCGIVCIMMVVAAAYGCIYASLMAKYHRELKKRQPLMGDPEGGHEDQKQVSSVA